Proteins encoded together in one uncultured Methanobrevibacter sp. window:
- a CDS encoding formylmethanofuran dehydrogenase subunit C, producing MFNLKTITFDQIKTSSIALEFDELIPDEIFSWTEADFAKYQVPIGNSRFPLTDYFNVTVEGEAAGPDEVEMILNGDLNRVKYIGCKMSGGNIVCNGSVDLHVGAEMSGGSILVKGNAAAHAGREMSGGYLEIEGNTKEFTGASYIGEWRGMTGGEIVVGGNAGKQCGECLTGGKIHVKGNCDILAGIHMTKGIIEIDGDVNRWPGGQMKNGNIIIHGFLGRLLEGFVLDGVVVDPEVEGITFEGKYIKYTGDIGLNGKGNLYLGAEANKEKLAEYGELDDEYTSIREYRNL from the coding sequence GTGTTTAATTTGAAAACAATAACATTTGATCAAATAAAAACTTCTTCAATCGCTTTAGAATTCGATGAATTAATTCCAGATGAAATTTTCTCCTGGACTGAAGCTGATTTTGCTAAATATCAAGTCCCAATCGGAAACTCAAGATTCCCATTAACTGACTACTTCAATGTAACCGTTGAAGGAGAAGCAGCAGGACCTGATGAAGTAGAAATGATTTTAAACGGTGACTTAAACAGAGTAAAATACATCGGTTGTAAAATGAGCGGTGGAAACATCGTCTGTAACGGTAGTGTAGATTTACACGTAGGTGCAGAAATGTCCGGTGGATCCATTCTCGTTAAAGGTAACGCAGCAGCTCACGCTGGTAGAGAAATGTCTGGTGGATACCTTGAAATTGAAGGAAATACCAAAGAATTCACTGGTGCTTCTTACATTGGTGAATGGAGAGGTATGACCGGAGGAGAAATCGTTGTTGGCGGTAACGCTGGAAAACAATGTGGTGAATGTTTAACCGGTGGAAAAATCCACGTTAAAGGTAACTGTGATATCTTAGCTGGTATTCACATGACCAAAGGTATCATTGAAATTGACGGTGACGTAAACCGTTGGCCTGGTGGACAAATGAAAAACGGTAATATCATCATTCATGGATTCCTCGGTAGATTACTCGAAGGATTTGTTCTCGACGGTGTCGTAGTAGATCCTGAAGTAGAAGGTATTACTTTCGAAGGTAAATACATTAAATATACTGGAGATATTGGTCTTAACGGTAAAGGTAACCTTTACTTAGGCGCTGAAGCTAACAAAGAAAAATTAGCTGAATACGGCGAATTAGACGACGAATATACTTCAATCAGAGAATACAGGAATTTATAA
- a CDS encoding DUF2097 domain-containing protein yields the protein MVEEVQMTLEEAIEYVRNNVEVTDILEISYNRIFAPGEVLGITEEDEVTGEGLRVGLQLTGEILNQSIEVDFNEIGEDLLEMRHVHDGKEIVIELL from the coding sequence ATGGTAGAAGAAGTACAAATGACCTTGGAAGAAGCTATTGAATATGTCAGGAACAATGTTGAAGTTACTGATATTCTGGAAATTTCCTACAATCGTATCTTTGCTCCGGGTGAAGTTTTAGGTATTACAGAAGAGGATGAAGTCACTGGAGAAGGTCTCAGAGTTGGTTTGCAGTTAACAGGTGAAATCCTAAATCAATCCATTGAAGTCGATTTTAATGAAATCGGTGAGGATTTGCTTGAAATGCGCCATGTTCACGACGGTAAGGAAATAGTCATTGAACTTTTATAG